The following are encoded together in the Vigna unguiculata cultivar IT97K-499-35 chromosome 2, ASM411807v1, whole genome shotgun sequence genome:
- the LOC114167125 gene encoding O-fucosyltransferase 29-like — translation MGVGVGKLSLLSPTDQHACWRPNATPFQHRKSTSWSVSCCIIMLFGLGLISILTGHMASDLEWYSQRLVRRTLYSSVEGSYRAPIDVWKSQYSKYYYGCSERGRGYAPAVLERWSNGYLLIGTSGGLNQQRTGITDAVVVARILNATLVVPELDHHSFWKDDSDFVDIFDVDWFISHLARDVTIVKRVPDKFMRSMEKPPYTMRVPRKSEPDYYLDQVLPILLRRQVVQLTKFDYRLANNLDGELQKLRCRVNFHALKFTKPIQELGQRIIMRMQKMAQRFIAVHLRFEPDMLAFSRCYFGGGEKERRELGEIRKRWTTLPELSPDGERKRGKCPLTPHEVGLMLRALGFSNDTYLYVASGEIYGGDETMQPLKDLFPNIYTKEMLADEEELKPFLPFSSRLAAIDYIVCDESDVFVTNNNGNMAKIIAGRRRYMGHKRTIRPNAKKLSTLFEARHKMDWDTFARRVKSCQRGFMGEPDEMRPGRGEFHEFPSSCICKRPYVEQLGAINLTKAGSSFNGIRRRGST, via the exons ATGGGTGTGGGTGTGGGGAAGTTGAGCTTATTATCGCCGACGGACCAGCATGCGTGTTGGAGACCCAATGCGACGCCGTTTCagcaccggaagtcgacttcttgGTCTGTGTCATGCTGTATCATCATGCTTTTCGGGCTGGGCCTCATTTCCATCTTGACGGGCCACATGGCCTCTGATCTCGAATGGTACTCTCAGCGATTGGTCCGTCGCACACTCTACTCTTCTGTG GAGGGGAGCTATCGCGCGCCAATCGATGTTTGGAAATCGCAGTATTCTAAATATTACTACGGATGCAGCGAAAGGGGACGCGGTTATGCTC CTGCTGTGCTTGAGCGGTGGTCAAATGGATACTTGCTTATTGGAACTAGCGGAGGACTGAACCAACAAAGAACTGGG ATAACAGATGCTGTTGTTGTTGCGCGAATTCTTAATGCCACACTAGTTGTACCTGAGTTGGATCATCATTCTTTTTGGAAGGATGACAG TGACTTTGTCGATATTTTTGATGTTGACTGGTTCATTTCTCATCTCGCAAGAGATGTTACCATTGTCAAAAGAGTTCCTGATAAGTTCATGCGGTCAATGGAGAAACCACCATATACAATGCGTGTCCCAAGGAAATCAGAGCCTGATTATTATCTTGATCAAGTTTTGCCTATACTTTTGAGACGGCAG GTTGTTCAATTGACAAAATTTGACTACAGACTTGCAAATAACCTCGATGGTGAGCTACAGAAACTACGTTGCCGTGTCAATTTTCATGCTTTGAAATTTACAAAACCTATACAAGAACTTGGTCAAAGAATTATTATGAGAATGCAGAAGATGGCACAGCGTTTCATTGCTGTCCATTTGAG GTTTGAACCGGATATGCTAGCATTTTCACGTTGTTATTTTGGTGGGGGAGAGAAGGAGAGGCGTGAGCTTGGTGAAATCAGAAAAAGGTGGACAACATTACCT GAATTGAGCCCAGATGGAGAGCGAAAGCGAGGGAAATGTCCTCTCACTCCTCATGAAGTGGGTTTGATGTTACGGGCACTTGGCTTTTCAAATGACACATATCTCTATGTTGCATCGGGAGAAATATATGGGGGAGATGAAACCATGCAGCCTCTCAAAGATCTTTTCCCCAACATTTATACAAAGGAGATGCTAGCTGATGAAGAAGAGCTGAAACCATTCCTTCCATTCTCTTCACGCCTTGCTGCTATTGACTACATTGTTTGTGATGAAAGTGATGTATTTGTCACTAACAACAATGGTAACATGGCCAAGATTATTGCAGGTCGAAG GAGATATATGGGTCACAAAAGAACAATTAGACCAAATGCAAAGAAGCTTAGCACGCTATTTGAAGCAAGGCATAAAATGGACTGGGATACCTTTGCCAGAAGGGTTAAGTCATGTCAGAGAGGATTCATGGGAGAACCAGATGAGATGAGGCCTGGACGAGGTGAATTTCATGAATTTCCAAGCTCTTGCATCTGCAAGAGACCATACGTTGAACAACTCGGTGCCATAAACCTGACAAAAGCTGGTTCCTCGTTTAATGGAATTAGAAGAAGAGGCAGTACATGA